The following are from one region of the Coffea eugenioides isolate CCC68of chromosome 2, Ceug_1.0, whole genome shotgun sequence genome:
- the LOC113759416 gene encoding protein PLASTID TRANSCRIPTIONALLY ACTIVE 7-like yields the protein MVSDVLVKIFTSEVIILLFVKKKKKENKWQWLPYRLSSSLRQYPPPRIDLQAQVNPCRWNLEIRSQRISSSKSDGPGRRRVWRRRKLTKKDEFLEPKLERVPFLEEQVRKIRDGGKLLTMDIHRLLLSEDNRFDFVNEVAAEAKMYVENNRDEYGAKKAILHVLSNRMNDAGTSRPEAYLESDPFNPGPGYLREEL from the coding sequence ATGGTTTCAGATGTTTTAGTGAAAATCTTTACTTCAGAGGTAATTATTTTACTCTTtgtaaagaagaagaagaaggagaataAATGGCAATGGCTGCCTTATCGTCTTTCTTCATCGCTGCGCCAGTATCCACCCCCTAGAATTGATCTCCAAGCTCAAGTTAATCCATGCCGGTGGAACCTCGAAATTAGGTCCCAGCGGATTTCCAGCTCGAAAAGTGATGGTCCTGGGCGTAGGCGGGTGTGGAGGCGAAGAAAATTGACAAAGAAGGATGAGTTTCTGGAACCCAAATTGGAAAGAGTTCCTTTCCTTGAAGAACAGGTCAGGAAGATAAGAGACGGGGGGAAGCTCCTGACCATGGATATCCATAGACTACTATTATCTGAGGATAACCGATTTGATTTTGTGAATGAGGTGGCAGCTGAGGCGAAAATGTATGTTGAAAACAACCGGGATGAATATGGTGCAAAGAAGGCTATCCTTCATGTACTGAGCAATCGAATGAATGATGCTGGGACGTCTCGTCCAGAAGCATACTTGGAGTCCGATCCATTCAATCCTGGTCCTGGTTATTTGAGAGAAGAGCTTTAG
- the LOC113759415 gene encoding protein ENHANCED PSEUDOMONAS SUSCEPTIBILTY 1-like, with translation MQKFLLFAKPLGFDMNQLGELVQKIKESFCLTLVHFYPLAGRLATLKKEESIDLAIYIACNKGSRARFIHASLDLAIDDILSPTYAPGNVRSFFDHRRSINYYGHTKSLLTIQVTELTDGIFIGCSMNHMATSTKADYGELLEQSLGWAVWLLHHAVINQTRVSHEQIESWLQSGELLRASDPPDAYSKLLGCSLRFNMYVTEFGLGKPVAVLNGSTNKFDGKLIVNPGAEEGGSMDFGICLLLHVMTSLVSDKELMRQSLSL, from the exons ATGCAGAAGTTCCTTCTTTTTGCAAAGCCACTAGGATTTGACATGAACCAACTTGGAGAGCTTGTGCAGAAGATCAAGGAATCTTTTTGTCTTACCCTTGTTCATTTCTATCCATTAGCGGGTCGTCTTGCAACACTAAAAAAAGAAGAGAGTATAGACTTGGCAATTTACATTGCCTGCAATAAAGGTTCCAGGGCTCGATTTATCCACGCATCACTAGACCTGGCTATAGATGATATACTTTCACCAACATATGCTCCTGGGAATGTCAGATCATTCTTTGATCACAGGAGGTCAATCAACTATTATGGTCACACAAAGTCTTTGTTGACCATTCAAGTCACTGAATTGACAGATGGAATCTTCATTGGATGCTCCATGAACCATATG GCAACGTCAACAAAAGCTGACTATGGTGAATTGCTGGAACAAAGCCTAGGATGGGCAGTGTGGTTATTGCATCATGCAGTGATCAATCAGACACGTGTATCACATGAACAGATCGAATCATGGCTTCAATCCGGAGAACTACTTCGGGCTAGTGATCCGCCTGATGCCTATAGCAAACTCTTGGGATGCTCTCTACGATTCAACATGTATGTAACAGAATTTGGACTTGGGAAACCTGTCGCAGTTCTAAACGGGAGCACAAATAAATTTGACGGGAAACTAATAGTGAATCCAGGAGCCGAAGAAGGGGGAAGCATGGACTTTGGGATTTGCCTTCTACTTCATGTAATGACTTCTCTTGTATCTGACAAGGAGTTAATGAGACAGTCGCTTAGCTTATGA
- the LOC113759417 gene encoding uncharacterized protein LOC113759417 yields MEKSVGPDRIAEKQNTIPPQDDKLNCITAQAQAAEASAADANGQSVVDDDREGSLHNVQTTIAGQDHAHNCEGSHNLVEQILGDVQQQMADTTTLIIHNADNHSWNKGEGSQPVEEKHLGGEHLQQSDTTELETLYVDLCGVEEEDSKSDAVDEAALPTTAGNLSPRLVETSERSVEPSINTLNIDQSVAMERDCRQEKVKGVRAYFPSDRQLRSTTSSHNSFQFVVICEPKLDESKIESIRLRLLFDHTFVNNSGDIWVFYSSPFMCSIVGRSEQHISIHVQSQLLSSPIVMSFVHAKCSVQERRVLWYTLLNDKPISLPWCIGGDFNVILAPHEKRGGRPFAIAEGMEFMSFMEEARVFDVGFSGASFTWSNNRRGRARVSKRLDRFLVNGACLDLSNAISVLHLARHPSDHAPLKISFKERSDHTPRPFRFLNVWTTKSELLEVIRYAWNQDVSGPPLRVLSSKLLATRRAIQTWNKQHFGNVFDAVRSAEMGVQRAEEAMDQYASEECQVELSKARAELRHALSIEEQFWSQKARVKWLKHRDRNSRYFHAVVRQRRAQGMIHRIKKSNGVWVDKNDDIATEAITYFSDLFTCSLESSSDLRYLIPSIISEEDNEKLEEVPSIEEVYRVVRSMDGDSAAGPDGFTGKFFTFAWEVVAQDVYNAILSFFCGAELPRFITSTSIVLIPKMPNPQDFSQYRPISLCNFFNKLLSRILADRIAYVLPKIISPQQTGFVKRRNITDNFLLAQEIVSGIGKKNRGGNVVMKLDMSKAYDRVAWDHIIDVLRRFGFGEIFIDLVWRLISNVWFSVILNGASHGFFKSTRGLRQGDPLSPALFIIGVEVLSRGLNNLAMQSGFVGFKVPYACPTITHLAFADDVLIFANGSSYSLKVIMQVLEAYQRCSGQLINVLKTCYLVHPSLPPARRRVIERITKFTWQPFPIRYLGCPLYFGRCKSSYFGEACQSILGRIISWKSRMLSFGGKIVLIKHVLASMPVHLMSAAVIPSKVFRTIEKAFSTFIWSSSPEDSKFHWIRWSHMCYPIDEGGVGFRKLQDIYTAFSFKLWWNFRKGLSLWAEFMKAKYCRHLHPCQVEIKAMDSALWRRMVNVSRQVEFSMLWIAKDGACHFWYDNWLGGGALFHQATVVPHLSFANFIINGHWDVNLLYQIMPREMVPSILEHPIPEEGGESEVIWTLTTSGNFSIASAFRDIRQARNKSMVFNTIWHSQLPFKVSFFMLRLLLGRLPVPDRLCKLGLHLPSKCFCCASASEESIEHLFSTGHIASTVWHYFGASCGLSFPGSSLRPRIVGWWLSSYDSEMQRFIGHILPSIVCWQIWKARNKAMFEDVQMRPLAICRAIFSEIQTMVGIHFKQVFRVQSFHHLYDWSYSSHTEVTYKLVRWEAKESDRFILNTDGCSKGNPGVSGGGGVLRDSNGIPLIGFSAYLGETTSLCAEVRALLIGLQTCVHRGFQNLYVQSDSLLLVGILQNRIQCPWKIRREIRQIWQLAKDPDRFSHCYREANKVADALSNVGVFHPEHQVKLYEAFNSFPTMARGAIRLDRLGMPSIRKSKRMKG; encoded by the exons ATGGAGAAATCTGTTGGACCTGATCGGATAGCTGAGAAACAGAATACAATTCCTCCACAAGATGATAAGCTCAACTGCATTACTGCCCAAGCTCAAGCTGCCGAAGCTTCCGCTGCTGATGCAAATGGACAGTCGGTGGTTGATGATGACAGGGAGGGATCATTGCACAACGTTCAAACGACAATTGCAGGCCAAGACCATGCACATAATTGTGAAGGGTCCCATAATCTAGTGGAGCAAATCTTGGGAGATGTTCAACAGCAAATGGCCGACACTACCACATTGATTATTCATAATGCCGACAATCATAGTTGGAACAAAGGTGAAGGGTCCCAACCTGTTGAGGAGAAGCACTTGGGAGGTGAACATCTTCAACAGTCCGACACCACTGAGCTTGAAACTCTTTATGTCGACTTGTGTGGGGTCGAGGAGGAAGATTCCAAATCCGATGCGGTTGATGAAGCAGCTTTGCCAACTACAGCAGGGAATTTATCTCCAAGATTAGTTGAAACAAGTGAGAGGTCAGTGGAGCCATCAATTAACACTTTAAACATTGACCAATCTGTAGCTATGGAGAGGGATTGCCGACAAGAAAAGGTTAAAGGTGTGCGAGCTTACTTCCCATCCGACAGACAGCTACGTTCGACAACATCATCCCATAACTCATTCCAG TTTGTCGTGATTTGTGAACCAAAGTTAGACGAGTCCAAAATTGAGTCCATTCGTCTACGATTATTATTTGATCATACCTTTGTTAATAACTCGGGTGATATTTGGGTATTCTATAGTAGTCCTTTTATGTGTTCCATTGTGGGTAGATCGGAGCAGCATATTTCTATACATGTCCAAAGCCAATTGCTTTCTTCTCCAATCGTCATGTCTTTTGTTCATGCTAAATGCTCAGTGCAGGAGCGCCGTGTCTTATGGTATACCTTATTAAATGATAAGCCAATTTCTCTTCCTTGGTGCATTGGGGGTGATTTTAATGTTATATTAGCACCTCATGAAAAACGAGGGGGACGTCCATTTGCTATAGCGGAGGGGATGGAATTCATGTCTTTTATGGAAGAGGCCAGAGTTTTTGACGTAGGATTTTCAGGAGCTAGCTTCACATGGTCTAACAATCGGAGAGGAAGAGCTCGGGTTTCAAAGAGGTTGGATAGGTTTTTAGTCAATGGGGCTTGTTTGGATCTCTCAAACGCAATTTCTGTGCTTCACCTAGCAAGACATCCTTCAGATCATGCAccgttgaaaatttcatttaagGAGAGATCAGATCATACGCCACGGCCTTTCAGATTTTTGAACGTCTGGACAACCAAATCTGAACTCTTGGAGGTAATTCGATATGCTTGGAATCAAGATGTGTCTGGTCCTCCATTGCGTGTTTTGAGCTCTAAACTTTTGGCAACGAGGAGGGCTATTCAAACTTGGAACAAGCAACACTTTGGGAATGTATTTGATGCTGTTCGTTCTGCGGAAATGGGGGTTCAACGCGCAGAGGAAGCTATGGATCAATATGCATCGGAGGAATGTCAGGTTGAGCTTAGCAAGGCTCGGGCGGAGTTGCGACATGCATTGtcaattgaagaacaattttgGAGCCAAAAAGCCAGAGTCAAATGGCTTAAACACAGAGATCGTAATTCAAGGTATTTTCATGCGGTAGTAAGACAGAGACGGGCTCAAGGAATGATTCACCGCATCAAAAAGTCAAACGGTGTTTGGGTGGACAAGAATGATGATATAGCAACTGAGGCAATAACATATTTTTCTGACTTATTCACGTGTTCTTTAGAGTCATCTTCCGATTTGCGGTACCTAATTCCATCCATAATCTCGGAAGAGGACAACGAAAAATTGGAAGAGGTTCCTTCGATTGAAGAAGTCTATCGAGTCGTGAGATCAATGGATGGGGACAGTGCTGCGGGCCCAGATGGTTTCACAGGTAAATTTTTTACATTTGCCTGGGAAGTTGTCGCCCAAGATGTATATAATGCAATACTCAGTTTTTTCTGTGGGGCAGAGTTGCCGCGATTCATCACATCTACCTCCATTGTGTTAATTCCGAAGATGCCAAATCCTCAGGATTTTTCTCAATATAGGCCCATCAGTCTGTGTAACTTCTTCAACAAATTATTATCCAGGATCTTAGCTGATAGAATTGCTTATGTTCTGCCCAAAATTATTTCACCCCAGCAGACAGGCTTTGTGAAGAGGCGCAATATAACAGATAATTTTCTGCTAGCTCAGGAGATAGTTTCGGgtattgggaaaaaaaatagaggaGGCAATGTGGTAATGAAGCTTGACATGTCTAAGGCTTATGACCGGGTGGCATGGGATCATATTATTGATGTTCTCAGGAGGTTTGGCTTCGGAGAAATATTTATTGATTTAGTATGGCGATTGATCTCTAATGTCTGGTTTTCGGTCATTTTAAATGGGGCATCTCATGGTTTTTTTAAATCTACGAGAGGCCTCCGTCAGGGTGATCCTTTATCGCCTGCTTTATTCATTATAGGGGTTGAGGTGTTATCTAGAGGACTGAATAACCTTGCCATGCAATCGGGTTTTGTGGGATTCAAAGTCCCGTATGCATGTCCTACTATAACTCACTTGGCGTTTGCGGATGATGTTCTCATATTTGCAAACGGATCCTCTTATTCTCTAAAGGTTATCATGCAGGTGCTAGAGGCTTATCAAAGGTGTTCGGGTCAGCTAATAAATGTGCTAAAAACTTGTTACCTGGTTCATCCATCTTTACCACCGGCAAGACGAAGGGTGATTGAACGTATCACCAAGTTTACCTGGCAACCATTTCCAATTCGGTATTTGGGTTGCCCCCTTTACTTTGGGAGATGTAAATCATCATATTTTGGAGAAGCGTGTCAGTCTATTCTAGGGAGAATTATATCATGGAAATCAAGGATGCTTTCCTTTGGAGGTAAGATAGTTCTAATCAAACATGTCTTGGCATCGATGCCAGTACATCTGATGTCGGCTGCGGTTATCCCGAGTAAGGTATTTAGAACTATAGAAAAGGCTTTCTCGACCTTCATATGGAGCTCTTCACCCGAGGATTCGAAATTTCACTGGATACGTTGGTCCCATATGTGCTATCCAATAGACGAGGGAGGAGTTGGATTTCGGAAGCTACAAGACATCTATACAGCTTTCTCATTCAAACTTTGGTGGAATTTTAGAAAGGGTTTGTCATTGTGGGCTGAATTTATGAAAGCAAAATATTGTAGACACCTTCATCCTTGTCAGGTAGAAATCAAGGCAATGGACTCCGCACTCTGGCGCAGGATGGTCAATGTGAGTCGACAAGTGGAATTCTCTATGCTATGGATTGCAAAAGACGGCGCTTGTCATTTTTGGTACGACAATTGGTTGGGGGGTGGTGCTTTGTTCCACCAAGCGACCGTTGTCCCACATTTGTCTTTTGCTAATTTCATCATCAATGGACACTGGGATGTGAATTTGTTATATCAGATAATGCCGAGGGAAATGGTGCCCTCTATTTTAGAGCACCCGATTCCAGAAGAAGGGGGTGAATCTGAAGTCATTTGGACGCTCACAACATCTGGAAACTTCTCTATAGCTTCGGCATTTCGGGATATTAGGCAGGCCCGCAACAAGTCTATGGTCTTTAATACAATTTGGCATTCTCAGCTCCCTTTCAAAGTTTCATTCTTCATGTTACGATTGTTGCTGGGGAGACTGCCGGTTCCAGATCGGTTATGTAAACTTGGTTTACATTTACCCTCAAAGTGTTTTTGCTGTGCTTCAGCATCTGAGGAATCAATTGAACATTTATTTTCTACTGGCCATATAGCGTCGACAGTTTGGCACTATTTTGGAGCTTCATGTGGTTTGTCCTTTCCAGGGTCATCTTTGAGGCCCCGTATAGTTGGTTGGTGGCTCAGCTCATATGATTCTGAAATGCAACGATTTATTGGGCACATTCTACCCAGCATTGTCTGTTGGCAGATTtggaaagcaaggaataaagcAATGTTTGAGGATGTTCAGATGAGGCCGCTAGCCATTTGTCGTGCCATTTTCTCGGAAATCCAGACCATGGTGGGAATTCATTTCAAACAAGTGTTCAGAGTACAGTCATTTCATCATTTGTATGATTGGTCGTATTCTTCTCATACTGAGGTTACATACAAACTTGTTCGCTGGGAAGCAAAGGAATCCGATCGGTTCATATTAAATACGGATGGCTGTTCTAAGGGCAATCCAGGAGTGAGTGGAGGCGGTGGGGTTCTTCGGGATTCAAATGGCATACCTTTGATTGGATTTTCGGCATATCTTGGGGAAACTACAAGTCTATGTGCAGAGGTTCGGGCACTCCTTATTGGTCTTCAAACTTGTGTACATAGGGGTTTTCAAAATCTCTATGTTCAATCGGATTCTTTATTATTAGTTGGAATTCTTCAGAATCGCATTCAATGCCCCTGGAAGATTCGACGAGAGATTAGGCAGATTTGGCAGTTGGCGAAAGATCCTGATCGTTTTTCGCATTGCTATAGGGAAGCTAACAAAGTTGCTGATGCGTTGTCCAATGTGGGCGTATTTCATCCAGAGCATCAAGTCAAGCTTTACGAGGCCTTTAATTCGTTCCCAACTATGGCTCGTGGGGCCATTCGACTTGATAGATTAGGAATGCCTTCAATTCGGAAAAGTAAGCGTATGAAGGGCTGA
- the LOC113759418 gene encoding probable receptor-like protein kinase At2g42960, producing MASDLNFELSKKTHIFHLKVWVLIAIFVGLFLVFIVLVLPFCLSRKRSKRGSATLQISQIPKVSKEIKEIKVDQYSAKNYAAPDIDFLTLQDKFSDKDSDKLLSSEKAMSADNSSQYDSFTNLEKEGVACESGEKGGAGAIYNSHPVAVSSLLSGLPEFAHLGWGHWFTLRDLEVATNRFSKENVIGEGGYGVVYRGRLINGFLVAVKKILNNIGQAKKEFRVEVEAIGHVHQKNLVRLLGYCIEGTHRLLVDEYVNNGNLEQWLRGALSHHGYLTWEASMKVLAGTVKAYASCTLAYLHEAIEPKMVHRDIKSSNILIDDDFNAKLSNFGLAKLLGSGKSHVTTKVMGTFGWVFISAPEYANSGLLNVKCDVYSFGVVLLEAITGRDPVDYGRLLHHVNLVDWLKVMVGSRCFEEVVDLTIETKPPTTALKRALLAALICVDPDAEKIPIMSQVARILESEEYPVSRKGSGLNFQKLNLFFFWISFAV from the exons ATGGCATCCGACCTTAACTTTGAACTGTCAAAGAAAACTCACATCTTTCACCTTAAGGTGTGGGTTTTAATAGCCATCTTTGTGGGCTTGTTCCTTGTGTTTATTGTTTTGGTTCTGCCATTTTGTCTATCACGTAAAAGATCAAAAAGGGGTAGTGCTACTCTTCAAATTAGCCAAATTCCCAAGGTGTCAAAGGAAATTAAAGAGATCAAGGTTGACCAATATTCTGCCAAAAATTATGCTGCTCCTGATATTGATTTCCTTACCCTTCAGGACAAGTTTAGTGATAAAGATTCAGACAAGCTTCTTAGCAGTGAAAAGGCCATGAGTGCTGATAATAGCAGTCAATATGATTCCTTTACTAATTTGGAGAAAGAAGGTGTCGCATGTGAGTCAGGGGAAAAGGGAGGTGCTGGAGCAATATATAATTCACATCCAGTGGCTGTTTCTTCCCTTTTATCAGGTCTTCCTGAGTTTGCTCACCTTGGTTGGGGTCATTGGTTTACGCTTAGGGACCTTGAAGTTGCAACCAACAGATTTTCCAAGGAAAATGTTATTGGTGAGGGTGGATATGGAGTTGTTTATCGTGGCCGACTGATAAATGGCTTTCTTGTTGCTGTTAAAAAAATCCTCAACAATAT AGGGCAAGCAAAGAAGGAATTCAGGGTTGAAGTTGAGGCTATTGGTCATGTCCACCAAAAAAATTTAGTTCGACTTCTGGGTTACTGTATTGAAGGAACTCACAG GTTGTTGGTAGATGAATATGTAAACAATGGAAATCTAGAACAATGGCTTCGTGGAGCCCTGAGCCATCATGGTTATCTTACTTGGGAGGCTAGTATGAAAGTTTTAGCAGGCACTGTAAAAGC ATATGCTTCTTGCACTCTTGCATATTTGCACGAGGCAATTGAGCCCAAAATGGTGCATCGAGATATAAAGTCAAGCAATATACTCATTGATGATGACTTCAATGCTAAACTATCTAATTTTGGTCTGGCTAAGTTGCTCGGTTCTGGAAAAAGTCACGTTACAACCAAAGTCATGGGTACCTTTGGATGGGTATTTATATCAG CACCTGAATATGCAAATAGTGGCCTCCTAAACGTGAAGTGTGATGTTTATAGCTTTGGGGTTGTGCTTTTGGAAGCCATTACCGGAAGAGATCCTGTAGATTATGGTCGCCTTTTGCA tcatGTGAACTTAGTTGACTGGCTCAAGGTGATGGTCGGGAGCAGATGCTTTGAGGAAGTTGTTGACCTCACAATTGAGACCAAGCCACCTACAACAGCCCTCAAACGAGCTCTTTTGGCCGCTTTAATATGTGTTGATCCTGATGCTGAAAAGATACCCATTATGAGTCAAGTTGCTCGCATTCTTGAATCAGAAGAGTATCCAGTATCACGAAAGGGGTCTGGTTTGAACTTTCAAAAGCTGAAtctgtttttcttttggatATCCTTTGCTGTATAG
- the LOC113759414 gene encoding uncharacterized protein CG45076-like, with product MGNKQSDPQHPRQDPILENERIELSRIPPEQLERRARRANGTGPSESKTGSPNPRPKRARKELTREQVEVLQSSHKNSRTDHPEPIPGLPRMEFPLRKEEYQMQDELDLLENRYTASTFVPDIEDYPLPAKFKIPSMKSYDATTDPEDHLFAFMTQMRLQTAADALEESLREYIVRFNDESLQVRDRDDKVVMAAFINGLRKQKLYTEFVERPPKPRKLLRELRQKAGEAAEVTQATKAVQAELTGDTVEAEQAGEAAEVTQATKTVQAELTGDTAEAEQAGEAVEVTQAERAAKAELTGDEAEAEQAGEVAEVTQAIKAAETEQTRGAAEAKQDGEAAEIGQAREAVQAEETKEVAEQAIPSWILYTDRASSKGVESGSS from the exons ATGGGGAACAAGCAGAGTGATCCACAACACCCCCGTCAAGATCCAATCTTGGAGAACGAGAGGATTGAGCTCTCGCGGATCCCGCCAGAGCAGCTG GAACGCAGGGCACGAAGGGCGAACGGAACTGGGCCGTCGGAATCTAAAACAGGGAGCCCTAACCCCCGACCGAAGAGGGCACGGAAGGAGCTCACACGTGAGCAGGTTGAGGTTCTGCAGTCCTCCCACAAGAACTCCCGAACTGATCACCCGGAGCCCATCCCCGGGCTCCCGCGGATGGAGTTCCCTCTCAGGAAGGAGGAATACCAGATGCAGGATGAACTGGATCTGTTGGAGAACAGGTACACCGCTTCAACCTTCGTACCAGATATCGAAGATTATCCGTTGCCCGCAAAGTTCAAGATTCCTTCCATGAAGTCCTATGATGCGACCACGGACCCGGAAGATCACTTGTTCGCATTCATGACGCAAATGCGCCTGCAAACAGCCGCGGATGCG cttGAGGAGTCACTGCGGGAATACATTGTGCGATTCAACGACGAGTCTCTCCAGGTCCGGGATCGGGACGATAAGGTCGTCATGGCCGCCTTCATTAACGGATTGCGCAAGCAGAAACTTTACACCGAGTTCGTGGAGAGACCTCCCAA GCCAAGGAAGCTCTTGCGCGAGTTGAGGCAGAAGGCCGGAGAAGCTGCCGAGGTCACACAGGCCACAAAAGCAGTCCAGGCCGAGCTGACCGGAGACACAGTTGAGGCCGAACAGGCCGGAGAAGCTGCCGAGGTCACACAGGCCACAAAAACAGTCCAGGCCGAGCTGACCGGAGACACAGCTGAGGCCGAACAGGCCGGAGAAGCTGTCGAGGTCACACAGGCCGAGAGAGCAGCCAAGGCCGAACTGACCGGAGACGAGGCTGAGGCCGAGCAGGCCGGAGAAGTTGCCGAGGTCACACAAGCCATAAAGGCAGCCGAAACCGAGCAGACCAGAGGAGCAGCCGAAGCCAAACAGGACGGAGAAGCTGCTGAGATCGGACAAGCCAGAGAGGCTGTACAGGCCGAAGAGACCAAGGAGGTTGCCGAACAGGCCATCCCATCCTGGATATTGTATACCGATAGAGCATCAAGCAAGGGTGTGGAGTCGGGCTCCTCCTAA